One window of the Fusobacterium animalis 7_1 genome contains the following:
- a CDS encoding recombinase family protein, which translates to MIYGYVRVSSKTQNEERQIAALKNEGVAIENIFIDKESGKDFNRSAWQKLIAKLVIGDIIVIKELDRIGRNNNEIKENFELIKNKGCYLEFLENPLLSTKGKSKVEIELIQPLVLHLFGYLAEKEREKILVRQREAYEQLETDAKGRKISKKKNKVIGRPNKIENLTTEQKRYIKAWIDGSIKISDCIKNTGIKKTSLYKIKKTFLRED; encoded by the coding sequence ATGATTTATGGATATGTAAGAGTTAGTTCAAAAACTCAGAATGAAGAGAGACAAATTGCTGCACTTAAAAATGAAGGAGTAGCAATAGAAAATATTTTTATAGATAAAGAATCAGGAAAAGATTTTAATAGAAGTGCTTGGCAAAAATTAATAGCAAAATTGGTTATAGGAGATATTATTGTTATAAAAGAATTAGATAGAATAGGAAGAAACAATAATGAAATTAAAGAAAATTTTGAATTGATAAAAAATAAAGGTTGTTATCTTGAATTTTTAGAAAATCCACTTTTATCAACAAAAGGAAAATCAAAAGTTGAAATAGAACTAATTCAGCCATTAGTATTACATCTTTTTGGATATTTAGCTGAGAAAGAAAGAGAAAAGATATTAGTAAGACAAAGAGAAGCATATGAACAATTAGAAACTGATGCCAAGGGCAGAAAAATATCTAAGAAAAAAAATAAGGTAATTGGTCGTCCAAATAAAATTGAAAATTTAACAACTGAGCAAAAAAGATATATAAAGGCTTGGATAGATGGAAGTATAAAAATATCAGATTGCATAAAGAATACTGGGATTAAAAAAACAAGTTTATATAAAATTAAAAAAACTTTTTTAAGGGAGGATTAA
- a CDS encoding protein kinase — protein MEKRFDKEIKSYILKNKDIPILTFDYEKVIDKTKWGDFPSYKFKHIKILREDLLPKGYPNTVDSNILKKWIDLRKIPKNRENVNAILNYRLKEMDTTPNNFMNYIDLSYGLSFNDSYWIIPEEQKDLLWKDYNLYNNKFSDNLALVAFGEGGNIPDSLKDKRTSPEYTTDGMLAKCWTVIDDEIYLLKKSSEHHKVEAYAEYYLSQVAEIMDFEYVPYDLMKFHEHIVSACKIFTTEDEGYIPIHLLLKKDDIYYKKGLKLLEKISNIMDEKILGNIMLFDSIIYNTDRHLGNFGMIIDNNTGRLIKPAPIFDNGTSIFNLLLKNPIQDIYKNYTSKLEIDFDLLTSIFVDKRHQEGLEKLKNFKFKRHDKYNLSEELLEKAETFIQSRSRLILHQFEKKLKLGTWKRLK, from the coding sequence ATGGAAAAGAGATTCGATAAAGAAATAAAATCATATATCTTAAAAAATAAAGATATTCCTATCCTTACTTTTGATTATGAAAAAGTGATAGATAAGACAAAGTGGGGGGATTTTCCTAGCTATAAATTTAAGCATATAAAAATTTTAAGAGAAGATTTACTCCCAAAAGGCTATCCCAATACAGTTGATTCTAATATTTTAAAAAAATGGATAGATTTAAGAAAAATTCCTAAAAATAGAGAAAATGTAAATGCTATATTGAATTATCGTTTAAAAGAAATGGATACAACTCCTAATAATTTTATGAACTATATTGATCTATCTTATGGATTATCATTTAATGATTCTTATTGGATAATTCCAGAAGAACAAAAAGATTTACTTTGGAAAGATTATAATCTTTATAATAATAAATTCAGTGATAATCTTGCTCTAGTAGCTTTTGGAGAGGGTGGGAATATACCTGATTCTTTAAAAGATAAAAGGACTTCACCTGAGTATACTACTGATGGAATGTTAGCAAAATGTTGGACTGTAATTGATGATGAAATATATCTATTAAAAAAATCATCTGAGCATCATAAAGTTGAAGCTTATGCAGAATACTATTTATCACAAGTAGCTGAGATAATGGATTTTGAATATGTACCTTATGATTTGATGAAATTTCATGAACATATAGTTTCAGCTTGTAAAATATTCACAACAGAGGATGAAGGATATATACCTATACATTTATTGCTAAAAAAGGATGATATATATTATAAAAAAGGATTAAAATTATTAGAAAAAATATCAAATATTATGGATGAAAAGATTTTAGGAAATATAATGCTTTTTGATTCAATTATTTATAATACAGATAGACACTTAGGAAATTTTGGAATGATAATTGATAATAATACAGGAAGATTAATAAAGCCAGCTCCAATTTTTGATAATGGTACTTCAATATTTAATTTACTTTTAAAGAATCCTATTCAAGATATTTATAAAAATTACACTTCTAAATTAGAAATAGATTTTGATTTATTAACAAGTATTTTTGTAGATAAAAGACACCAAGAAGGGCTAGAAAAATTAAAAAATTTTAAATTTAAAAGACATGATAAATATAATTTATCAGAAGAACTTTTAGAAAAAGCTGAAACATTTATTCAAAGTAGAAGTAGATTAATTTTACATCAATTTGAAAAGAAGTTGAAATTAGGGACTTGGAAGAGGTTAAAATGA
- a CDS encoding DUF2156 domain-containing protein: MWKKLTVESKSSIDEYTKNRFEICDLSFSNLLLWSIGENTEYEIENDVLTIRSIYMGELYYYMPIPKKDTPENIEKMKEKIREILKENVAIHYFTEYWYEKLKDNFNLQEKRDYEDYIYSYESLSTLKGRHYAKKKNRVSNFKKSYEYSYESINEDNINEVIDFQEKWYKIHSESGEEILKNENEGILNLLKNFDKLDLKGGFLKINNQIIAYSLEEALTDKMVLIHTEKALIDYIGSYQAINMIFLQEEWQGYELVNREDDFGDEGLREAKMSYKPLYLQKKYSIERNS; encoded by the coding sequence ATGTGGAAAAAATTAACAGTAGAATCTAAAAGTTCTATTGATGAGTATACCAAGAATAGATTTGAAATATGTGATTTAAGTTTTTCTAATTTATTATTATGGAGTATTGGAGAAAATACAGAATATGAAATAGAAAATGATGTTTTAACTATAAGAAGTATTTATATGGGAGAGTTATATTATTATATGCCTATCCCTAAAAAAGATACCCCTGAGAATATAGAAAAAATGAAAGAAAAAATAAGAGAGATTTTAAAAGAGAATGTAGCTATACACTATTTTACAGAATATTGGTATGAAAAATTAAAAGATAATTTTAATTTACAAGAAAAGAGAGATTATGAAGACTATATTTATTCCTATGAAAGTCTATCAACTTTAAAAGGCAGACATTATGCTAAAAAGAAAAATAGAGTGTCTAATTTTAAAAAAAGTTACGAATATTCTTATGAAAGTATTAATGAAGATAATATCAATGAAGTGATAGATTTTCAGGAAAAATGGTATAAAATTCATTCAGAATCTGGTGAAGAAATTTTAAAAAATGAAAATGAAGGAATACTAAACCTTTTAAAGAATTTTGATAAATTAGATTTAAAAGGTGGATTTTTAAAAATTAATAATCAAATTATTGCTTATAGTTTAGAAGAGGCATTAACTGATAAGATGGTATTAATTCATACAGAAAAAGCCTTGATTGACTATATAGGAAGTTATCAAGCAATAAATATGATATTTTTACAAGAAGAGTGGCAAGGCTATGAATTAGTAAATAGAGAAGATGACTTTGGTGATGAAGGTTTAAGAGAAGCTAAAATGTCTTATAAACCTCTTTATTTGCAAAAGAAATATAGTATTGAGAGAAATAGCTAG
- a CDS encoding Na/Pi cotransporter family protein: MYLKIILQLIGGLGLFLYGMEHMSTSMQKIAGPKLKRILASLTNNRFLGILVGIIITALVQSSSVSTVMTIGFVNASLLTLKQALGVILGANIGTTITGWLLALNIGKYGLPIVGLASILFMFMKKEKARTKLSAIIGVGLIFFGLQLMSQALSPLKDMPEFIEMFKMFKVDSYFGLLKVAATGAIITALIQSSAATIGITIALATQGLIDYQAAVALVLGENVGTTITALLASIGAKPNAKRAAYAHTLINLIGVIWVTSIFRIYLHFLNLFVDPINHMGAAIAAAHTIFNISNVIILTPFVSLLDKFLLFAVKDTGEDEVRVTKLASLKMTLPSVIIEQTKIEVSSMVTMIEDVFLKLEESLKEKDKIAKYNDSIVEAEDKLDLYEKEIYDSNFSLLSKSLSKELIEDTRMNLLTCDEYETIGDYQNRIANRLYMLYENSIELDETRAKMTFKLHSLTVELFNDISRAARTGEKELYPIGIKKYQILKTYYKEVKREHFSRSENIPARLNTGYLDIINYYKRIADHIYNIIEYVMKI, from the coding sequence ATGTATTTAAAAATTATATTACAACTTATTGGTGGCTTGGGTTTGTTTCTATATGGTATGGAACATATGTCAACAAGTATGCAAAAAATTGCAGGACCAAAGCTAAAAAGGATTCTAGCTTCTTTAACTAACAATAGATTTTTAGGAATTTTAGTTGGAATTATTATAACAGCTTTGGTACAATCATCATCTGTTAGTACAGTTATGACTATTGGTTTTGTTAATGCTTCTCTTTTAACTTTAAAACAGGCTTTGGGAGTTATTTTAGGAGCTAATATAGGAACAACTATAACTGGTTGGTTATTAGCACTAAACATAGGTAAATATGGACTTCCAATAGTTGGGTTAGCTTCAATTTTATTTATGTTTATGAAAAAAGAGAAAGCTAGAACAAAATTAAGTGCAATAATTGGAGTTGGATTAATATTTTTTGGTTTACAACTTATGAGCCAAGCTCTTAGCCCTTTAAAAGATATGCCAGAATTTATTGAAATGTTTAAGATGTTCAAGGTTGACTCATACTTTGGTTTACTTAAAGTAGCAGCGACTGGTGCAATTATAACAGCTTTAATTCAGTCCTCAGCAGCAACTATTGGGATAACAATAGCACTTGCAACACAAGGGCTTATTGATTATCAAGCAGCAGTTGCTTTGGTCTTAGGAGAAAATGTTGGGACAACAATAACAGCTTTACTAGCTTCAATAGGGGCAAAGCCAAATGCAAAAAGAGCAGCTTATGCACATACATTGATTAATTTAATAGGTGTTATTTGGGTAACTTCTATATTTAGAATTTATTTACATTTTTTAAATCTTTTTGTTGATCCAATAAATCATATGGGAGCAGCAATAGCTGCAGCACATACAATTTTTAATATAAGTAATGTTATAATTTTAACTCCTTTTGTAAGTCTATTAGATAAGTTCTTATTATTTGCAGTAAAAGATACAGGTGAAGATGAAGTGAGAGTAACTAAATTGGCTTCATTAAAAATGACTTTGCCTAGTGTAATAATAGAGCAAACTAAAATAGAAGTAAGTTCTATGGTAACAATGATAGAAGATGTGTTTTTAAAACTGGAAGAATCTTTAAAAGAAAAAGATAAAATTGCTAAATATAATGATAGTATAGTTGAAGCAGAAGATAAACTTGATTTATATGAAAAAGAAATTTATGATTCAAACTTCTCTTTATTAAGTAAATCTCTAAGTAAAGAATTAATTGAAGATACTAGAATGAATCTATTAACTTGTGATGAATATGAAACTATTGGGGATTATCAGAATAGAATAGCTAATAGACTTTATATGCTTTATGAAAATTCTATTGAACTTGATGAAACAAGAGCAAAGATGACATTTAAACTTCATTCTCTAACAGTTGAATTATTTAATGATATAAGTAGAGCAGCAAGAACAGGAGAAAAAGAACTATATCCAATAGGTATAAAAAAATATCAGATCTTAAAAACTTATTATAAAGAAGTAAAAAGAGAACATTTTTCTAGATCTGAAAATATTCCTGCAAGATTGAATACAGGTTACTTAGATATAATAAATTACTATAAAAGGATAGCAGACCATATTTACAATATTATTGAGTATGTTATGAAAATATAA
- the htpG gene encoding molecular chaperone HtpG gives MKKEEKIFKAETKELLNLMIHSIYTNKEIFLRELISNANDAIDKLKFKSLTDTDILKGNDKFKININVDKENRTLTISDNGIGMTYEEVDDNIGTIAKSGSKLFKEQLEEAKKGDIDIIGQFGVGFYSGFIVADKITLETKSPYSENGVKWISSGDGNYEIEEIAKQDRGTKITLHLKDGDEYNEFLEDWKIKELVKKYSNYIRYEIYFGDEVINSTKPIWKKDKKELKDEDYNEFYKATFHDWNDPLLHINLKVQGNIEYNALLFIPKKLPFDYYTKNFKRGLQLYTKNVFIMEKCEDLIPEYFNFISGLVDCDSLSLNISREILQQNAELQVISKNLEKKIISELEKILKNDREKYIEFWKEFGRSIKAGVQDMFGMNKEKLQDLLIFVSSYDDKYTTLKEYVDRMGDNKEILYVPAESIDAVKSLPKMEKLKEQGREVLILTDKIDEFTLMAMRDYSGKEFKSINSSDFKFSDDKQKEEEVKKIADENKELIEKAKEFLKDKVSEVELSNNIGNSASSLLSKGGLSLEMEKTLSEMTNNNDAPKAKKILAINPEHALFNKLKNSVNTEDFNKLLDVLYNQALLLEGFNVENPAEFIKNLNSLIK, from the coding sequence ATGAAAAAAGAAGAAAAGATTTTTAAAGCAGAAACTAAGGAACTGCTTAATCTTATGATACATTCAATTTACACAAATAAGGAAATATTTTTAAGAGAATTAATATCTAATGCAAATGATGCTATTGATAAGTTAAAATTCAAATCACTAACAGATACTGATATTTTAAAGGGGAATGATAAATTTAAAATAAATATCAATGTGGATAAGGAGAATAGAACTTTAACTATAAGTGATAATGGTATAGGAATGACTTATGAAGAAGTTGATGATAATATTGGAACTATTGCAAAGTCTGGTTCAAAATTATTTAAAGAACAATTAGAAGAAGCTAAAAAAGGGGATATAGATATAATAGGACAGTTTGGAGTAGGTTTTTATTCAGGTTTTATTGTAGCTGATAAAATTACTTTGGAAACTAAATCACCTTATTCAGAAAATGGTGTAAAATGGATTTCTAGTGGAGATGGAAACTATGAAATAGAAGAAATTGCTAAACAAGACAGAGGAACTAAGATAACACTTCATCTAAAAGATGGGGATGAATATAATGAGTTTTTAGAAGATTGGAAAATAAAAGAATTAGTAAAAAAATATTCTAACTATATAAGATATGAAATTTATTTTGGAGATGAAGTTATAAATTCAACTAAACCAATTTGGAAAAAAGATAAAAAAGAATTGAAAGATGAAGATTATAATGAATTCTATAAGGCAACTTTTCATGATTGGAATGACCCCTTATTACATATAAATTTAAAAGTACAAGGTAATATTGAATATAATGCACTATTATTTATACCTAAAAAATTACCTTTTGATTATTACACTAAAAATTTTAAAAGAGGTTTACAACTTTACACTAAAAATGTATTTATTATGGAAAAGTGCGAAGATTTAATACCTGAATATTTTAATTTTATCTCTGGACTTGTAGATTGTGATAGCCTATCACTTAATATTTCAAGAGAAATATTACAACAAAATGCTGAATTACAAGTAATTTCTAAAAATTTAGAAAAGAAAATTATTTCTGAGTTAGAAAAAATATTAAAAAATGATAGAGAAAAATATATAGAATTTTGGAAAGAGTTTGGTAGAAGCATAAAAGCTGGTGTCCAAGATATGTTTGGTATGAATAAGGAAAAATTACAAGACTTATTAATATTTGTATCTTCTTATGATGATAAATACACTACATTAAAAGAATATGTGGATAGAATGGGAGATAATAAAGAAATCCTTTATGTTCCAGCTGAAAGTATAGATGCAGTAAAATCTTTGCCAAAAATGGAAAAATTAAAAGAACAAGGTAGAGAAGTTTTAATTTTAACAGATAAAATAGATGAGTTCACTTTGATGGCTATGAGAGATTATTCAGGTAAAGAATTTAAGTCTATAAATAGTTCAGATTTTAAATTCTCTGATGATAAACAAAAAGAAGAAGAAGTTAAAAAGATTGCTGATGAAAATAAAGAATTGATTGAAAAAGCAAAAGAATTTTTAAAAGATAAAGTCAGTGAAGTTGAATTAAGTAACAATATAGGAAATTCTGCTTCATCACTTCTTTCAAAAGGAGGGCTTAGTTTAGAAATGGAAAAAACTTTATCTGAAATGACAAATAATAATGATGCTCCAAAAGCAAAAAAAATATTAGCAATAAATCCTGAACATGCATTATTTAATAAGTTAAAAAATTCAGTTAATACAGAAGACTTTAATAAATTACTAGATGTGTTGTATAATCAAGCTCTACTTTTAGAAGGATTTAATGTTGAAAATCCTGCTGAATTTATAAAAAATCTTAATAGCTTAATAAAATAG
- a CDS encoding zeta toxin family protein, with protein MEKNYTNDELEIKFKEILGYYKSMYSPTENPKVALLGGQPGAGKSGLENMVNIKKNYVSISGDDYREYHPRFKEINLEYGREASKYTQQWAAEITEKLIKELRKEKYNLIIEGTLRTAELPLKEANAFKKAGYNVELNVVVVKPEKSRLGTLERYEAMLKQGKVPRMTPKEHHDLVVNNIGNNLEIIYNSKAFDNIKLFDRENNLLYNYKESPNVNPKDILNKEFNRVWKKEEIEKFKEKWKNLIKVIENRKSPAKEISELKNEKEQILERISKIKEQIKENPWSKKTEKGKQRGFGR; from the coding sequence ATGGAGAAAAATTATACAAATGATGAGTTAGAAATTAAATTTAAAGAAATTTTAGGATATTATAAATCTATGTATTCTCCAACTGAAAATCCAAAAGTTGCTTTATTAGGAGGACAACCAGGTGCAGGGAAGAGTGGACTTGAAAATATGGTTAACATTAAAAAAAATTATGTATCAATAAGTGGAGATGATTATAGAGAATATCATCCTAGATTTAAAGAAATAAATTTAGAGTATGGAAGAGAAGCATCAAAGTATACTCAACAATGGGCTGCTGAGATAACAGAAAAACTTATAAAAGAACTAAGAAAAGAAAAATATAATCTAATTATAGAGGGAACTTTAAGAACAGCTGAACTTCCTTTAAAAGAAGCTAATGCTTTTAAGAAGGCTGGCTATAATGTTGAATTAAATGTTGTTGTAGTTAAACCTGAAAAATCTCGTTTAGGAACCTTAGAAAGATATGAAGCAATGTTAAAACAAGGTAAAGTTCCAAGAATGACTCCAAAAGAACATCATGATTTAGTAGTGAATAATATTGGAAATAACTTAGAAATTATTTATAACTCAAAGGCTTTTGATAATATAAAACTTTTTGATAGGGAAAATAATCTTCTATATAATTATAAAGAAAGTCCTAATGTTAACCCAAAAGATATTTTAAACAAAGAATTTAATCGTGTATGGAAAAAAGAAGAAATAGAAAAATTTAAAGAAAAATGGAAAAATTTAATAAAAGTAATAGAGAATAGAAAATCTCCTGCTAAAGAAATTTCTGAATTAAAAAATGAAAAGGAACAAATTCTTGAAAGAATTTCTAAAATAAAAGAACAAATTAAAGAAAATCCATGGAGTAAGAAAACAGAGAAAGGTAAACAAAGAGGATTTGGAAGATAA
- the infC gene encoding translation initiation factor IF-3, with amino-acid sequence MYFRTGFCLFYFFQWRCSVISDKTRINEKIRGKEFRIISFDGEQLGIMTAEQALNLASSQGYDLVEIAPSATPPVCKIMDYSKYKYEQTRKLKEAKKNQKQVVIKEIKVTARIDSHDLETKLNQVTKFLEKENKVKVTLVLFGREKMHANLGVTTLDEIAEKFAEVAEVEKKYADKQKHLILSPKKIK; translated from the coding sequence TTGTATTTTAGAACAGGCTTTTGCCTGTTTTATTTTTTTCAATGGAGGTGTAGTGTTATTTCTGACAAGACAAGAATAAACGAAAAGATTAGAGGGAAAGAATTCAGAATTATTTCTTTTGATGGTGAACAATTAGGTATTATGACAGCAGAACAAGCTTTAAATTTGGCTTCTTCACAAGGTTATGATTTAGTTGAGATTGCTCCAAGTGCAACCCCACCTGTTTGCAAAATAATGGATTATAGCAAATATAAATATGAACAAACTAGAAAATTAAAAGAAGCTAAGAAAAATCAAAAGCAAGTTGTTATTAAAGAAATTAAAGTAACAGCAAGAATTGATAGCCATGATTTAGAAACTAAACTTAATCAAGTTACTAAATTTTTAGAAAAAGAAAATAAGGTAAAAGTTACTTTGGTATTGTTTGGTAGAGAAAAGATGCATGCTAATCTAGGAGTTACGACACTAGATGAAATTGCTGAAAAATTTGCTGAGGTTGCTGAGGTAGAAAAAAAATATGCTGATAAACAAAAACATTTAATCTTATCACCTAAAAAAATAAAGTAA
- a CDS encoding Fic family protein: protein MSNNIIEKMTDEYISDLLVRAAHHSTAIEGNTLTLGDTISILIHNYIPKGMSEREYYEVKNYKKAFEFLLKSDKLITTNLIKNYHKYIMENLREDNGEFKKIQNIILGSVIETTKPYLVPTVIEDWCQNLKYRLDNAKTNEEKIEAILDQHIKFEKIHPFGDGNGRTGRLLIIHSCLKENLAPILIPKEEKGKYINFLTSENLKEFVKWGIELEKKEKERIELFYNKEKENLWSKKIEKDKSKGFGRD from the coding sequence ATGAGTAATAATATTATAGAAAAAATGACAGATGAGTATATAAGTGATTTATTAGTTAGAGCAGCACATCATTCAACAGCTATTGAAGGAAACACTTTAACTTTAGGGGACACTATCTCAATTCTTATTCATAATTATATTCCTAAAGGAATGAGTGAAAGAGAGTATTATGAGGTTAAAAATTATAAAAAAGCATTTGAATTTCTTTTAAAATCAGACAAATTAATTACTACAAATTTAATAAAAAATTATCATAAATATATTATGGAGAATTTAAGAGAAGATAATGGAGAGTTTAAAAAAATACAAAATATTATTTTAGGTTCAGTTATTGAAACAACTAAACCATATTTAGTTCCCACAGTTATAGAAGATTGGTGTCAAAACTTAAAGTATAGACTTGATAATGCTAAGACTAATGAAGAAAAAATAGAAGCAATATTAGATCAGCATATAAAATTTGAAAAGATTCATCCATTTGGAGATGGAAATGGAAGAACTGGAAGATTATTGATTATTCATAGTTGTTTAAAAGAGAATTTAGCTCCTATTTTAATTCCAAAGGAAGAAAAAGGAAAATATATAAATTTTTTGACTTCTGAAAATCTTAAAGAATTTGTAAAGTGGGGAATAGAACTAGAGAAGAAAGAAAAAGAAAGAATAGAGTTATTTTATAATAAAGAAAAAGAAAATCTATGGAGTAAGAAAATAGAGAAAGATAAATCAAAAGGATTCGGAAGAGATTAA
- the rplT gene encoding 50S ribosomal protein L20 has translation MRVKTGIIRRKRHKRVLKAAKGFRGASGDAFKQAKQATRKAMAYATRDRKVNKRRMRQLWITRINSAARMNGVSYSVLMNGLKKAGILLDRKVLADIALNNATEFTKLVEAAKSAL, from the coding sequence ATGAGAGTAAAAACTGGAATTATAAGAAGAAAAAGACATAAAAGAGTACTAAAAGCTGCTAAAGGTTTTAGAGGTGCATCAGGAGATGCTTTTAAACAAGCTAAACAAGCTACTAGAAAAGCAATGGCTTATGCAACAAGAGATAGAAAAGTTAATAAAAGAAGAATGAGACAATTATGGATTACAAGAATAAACTCTGCTGCAAGAATGAATGGAGTTTCTTATTCTGTATTAATGAATGGACTTAAAAAAGCTGGTATCTTACTTGACAGAAAAGTTCTTGCTGATATAGCTTTAAATAATGCTACTGAATTTACAAAATTAGTAGAAGCTGCTAAGTCTGCACTATAA
- a CDS encoding fructose bisphosphate aldolase, whose product MNEKFEKMKNGKGFIAALDQSGGSTPKALKLYGINENEYSNDKEMFDLIHKMRTRIIKSPAFNNSKILGAILFEQTMDSKIDGKYTADFLWEEKKILPFLKIDKGLNDLDADGVQTMKPNPTLPELLKRANERHIFGTKMRSVIKKASPAGIARVVEQQFEIANQVVAAGLIPIIEPEVDINNVDKVQCEEILRDEIRKHLNALPETSNVMLKLTLPTVENFYEEFTKHPRIVRVVALSGGYSREKANDILSKNKGVIASFSRALTEGLSVKQTDEEFNKALAASIEGIYEASVK is encoded by the coding sequence ATGAACGAAAAATTTGAAAAAATGAAAAATGGAAAAGGATTTATTGCTGCACTTGACCAAAGTGGAGGAAGTACACCAAAAGCATTAAAATTATATGGTATAAATGAAAATGAATATTCAAATGATAAAGAAATGTTTGATTTAATCCATAAAATGAGAACTAGAATTATTAAAAGCCCTGCTTTTAATAATTCAAAAATTTTAGGAGCTATCCTATTTGAACAAACTATGGATAGCAAGATTGATGGAAAATATACAGCAGATTTCTTATGGGAAGAAAAGAAAATATTACCTTTCTTAAAAATAGATAAAGGTCTTAATGATTTAGATGCTGATGGTGTTCAAACAATGAAACCAAACCCAACTTTACCAGAACTTTTAAAAAGAGCCAATGAAAGACATATTTTTGGAACTAAAATGCGTTCTGTTATCAAAAAAGCATCTCCTGCTGGAATAGCAAGAGTTGTTGAACAACAATTTGAAATTGCTAATCAAGTAGTTGCTGCTGGACTTATTCCTATAATAGAACCAGAAGTAGACATTAACAATGTAGATAAAGTTCAATGTGAAGAAATATTAAGAGATGAAATTAGAAAACATCTTAATGCTTTACCAGAAACTTCAAATGTAATGTTAAAATTAACTTTACCAACAGTTGAGAATTTTTATGAAGAATTTACAAAACATCCAAGAATAGTTAGAGTAGTTGCTTTATCTGGTGGATATTCAAGAGAAAAAGCAAATGATATCCTTTCTAAAAATAAAGGAGTTATTGCAAGTTTTTCAAGAGCATTAACAGAAGGCTTATCAGTTAAACAAACTGATGAAGAATTTAACAAAGCTCTAGCAGCTTCTATTGAAGGAATCTATGAGGCTTCTGTAAAATAA
- the rpmI gene encoding 50S ribosomal protein L35 — translation MPKMKTHRGAKKRIKVTGTGKFIIKHSGKSHILTKKDRKRKNHLKKDAVVNETYKKHMQGLLPYGEGR, via the coding sequence ATGCCAAAGATGAAAACTCATAGAGGAGCAAAAAAAAGAATTAAAGTAACTGGAACTGGAAAATTTATTATCAAACATTCTGGTAAAAGTCATATCTTAACTAAAAAAGATAGAAAAAGAAAGAATCACTTAAAGAAAGATGCTGTGGTTAATGAAACTTATAAAAAACATATGCAAGGATTACTACCATATGGAGAAGGAAGATAA